From Candidatus Electrothrix rattekaaiensis, one genomic window encodes:
- a CDS encoding MMPL family transporter, whose protein sequence is MINYRNLVVVSCVIAALTALGLLRVHIDTDVVRSLPLQEKIIADGLHIFEQHPIHDQIAVDLMLAKADPDRLVEIGRDLEDKLEKSGLFAQVGTDSLGSLIPELALHTARNLPWLFTEEELESKVAPLLEPDQIAQRLRKLYQDLSGMEGIGQAEFMGMDPLGLKDLVLARMAPLAPSLNSRFYQGSLLSKDEHHLLVTARPKSSGTDTASARQLSQLLAQAEQELVRQYPDEEMQLTPVGAYRAALDNEEIIRHDVNLALVLATVGIALLLYFAFPRPLIGLLAFVPALAGTGAALFVYSLLHSTISIMVLGFGGALISITVDHGIAYLLFLDRRQATKGKEVSHEVRAIALMAVVTSICAFLILSRSGFPIFVQLGQFTALGILFSYLFVHTVFPWILPTMPASEHTRPLLLRRLVDHLYRTGKPGAVAALLLFGGLAFFAKPQFHVDLRSMNTMSIETQAADALFTQVWGDMNERVILMRSAGSLAELQSNNDQLLAKVEEDVRDDVLSGAFVPSMLFPGQERATENLTSWRTFWTDERVEQVQEELNKIGGELGFAPTAFSAFFTQLQAPASESVDHTEVPEKFYELLGITKDTEQAGLLQFLTLIPGENYQAPRLMQRYGQDASIFDANYFTERLSEILFTTFTRMLVIIAVSVAVLLALFYLDLRQTLLTLLPLFFAYVCTLGTLRLIGHPLDIPALMLSIVILGMGVDYSVFCVRAHQRYRDIAHPSYALVRTAVFMAGASTLIGFGVLCFADHAVLRSIGITSFLGIGYSLLGTFLLLPPLLDRFLFSDQQGDLAGRDVDVRVRHRYRALEAYTRMFARFKLRYDPMFADLPDMLTRGQQGQGDIRTVIDIGCGYGVPACWCLEQCTGAEVFGIDPDSERIRSATIAFAGQGRAVCGYAPDLPTVPRPADLVLLLDMFHYLDDETAAAVLRNSFAALGENGILVTRFVIRPSGKLSWNWYLEDGRIRFAGGRAYYRAADKMATFMQEAGFTVVVNEVSAVNRELIWMVGRKEG, encoded by the coding sequence ATGATCAATTATAGAAATCTTGTTGTTGTTTCCTGCGTGATTGCCGCGTTGACTGCTCTGGGGCTGTTGCGTGTGCATATTGATACGGACGTGGTTCGCTCTCTGCCCTTGCAAGAGAAAATTATTGCTGACGGGCTTCATATCTTTGAGCAGCATCCTATCCACGATCAGATCGCTGTGGATCTCATGCTCGCCAAGGCTGATCCTGATCGTTTGGTGGAAATCGGCAGAGATCTGGAAGACAAGCTGGAAAAGAGCGGCCTGTTCGCCCAGGTTGGCACCGATTCCCTAGGTTCTTTGATTCCAGAGCTGGCTCTGCATACGGCCCGTAATCTGCCTTGGCTTTTTACTGAGGAAGAGCTGGAGAGTAAGGTCGCTCCGCTCCTGGAGCCGGATCAGATCGCCCAACGTCTTCGCAAGCTGTACCAGGATCTCAGTGGCATGGAAGGGATCGGCCAAGCAGAATTCATGGGTATGGACCCTCTCGGTCTCAAGGATCTTGTCCTGGCCCGTATGGCCCCGCTTGCGCCTTCGCTCAACTCCCGTTTCTATCAGGGGAGCCTGCTTTCCAAGGATGAGCATCATCTTCTGGTCACGGCCCGGCCCAAGTCGTCAGGAACAGACACGGCCTCGGCTCGCCAGCTTTCCCAACTGCTTGCCCAGGCTGAGCAGGAACTTGTCCGGCAATACCCTGATGAGGAGATGCAGCTGACCCCGGTGGGGGCCTATCGGGCAGCCTTGGATAATGAGGAGATTATCCGTCATGATGTGAACCTAGCCCTAGTCCTAGCCACTGTGGGAATTGCCCTGCTGCTTTATTTTGCCTTTCCCCGCCCCCTGATCGGCCTGTTGGCCTTTGTCCCGGCCCTTGCCGGAACTGGTGCGGCCCTGTTTGTCTATTCTCTGCTTCATTCCACCATCTCCATCATGGTGCTGGGCTTTGGCGGAGCTCTTATCTCCATTACGGTGGATCACGGTATTGCCTATCTTTTATTTTTGGATCGCCGCCAAGCAACCAAGGGAAAAGAGGTTTCCCATGAGGTGCGGGCCATTGCCCTGATGGCGGTTGTTACCTCGATCTGCGCCTTTCTCATTCTCAGCAGGAGTGGCTTTCCAATCTTTGTTCAGCTCGGTCAGTTTACGGCTTTGGGTATTTTGTTCTCCTACCTCTTTGTCCATACGGTCTTTCCCTGGATCTTACCAACCATGCCAGCTTCGGAACATACCCGACCCCTGCTGCTTCGTCGTTTGGTTGATCATCTGTATCGCACCGGGAAACCAGGGGCTGTTGCGGCCCTGCTGCTCTTTGGCGGGCTGGCCTTTTTTGCCAAGCCCCAATTTCATGTGGATCTACGCAGTATGAATACCATGAGTATTGAGACCCAGGCGGCTGATGCCCTGTTTACCCAGGTATGGGGAGATATGAATGAGCGGGTTATCCTGATGCGCTCCGCAGGCTCCCTTGCAGAGCTGCAAAGCAATAATGATCAGCTTCTTGCCAAGGTGGAGGAGGATGTCCGGGATGATGTACTGAGTGGGGCCTTTGTCCCGTCCATGCTCTTTCCGGGGCAAGAACGGGCAACGGAGAATTTAACATCTTGGCGGACATTCTGGACCGACGAACGAGTGGAACAGGTTCAGGAAGAATTGAACAAAATCGGTGGGGAACTCGGTTTTGCCCCTACCGCCTTTTCCGCCTTTTTTACTCAGCTCCAGGCTCCTGCATCGGAATCCGTAGATCATACTGAGGTACCTGAGAAGTTTTACGAGTTGCTCGGAATCACCAAGGATACCGAGCAGGCTGGTCTGCTCCAGTTCCTTACCCTGATTCCCGGAGAAAACTACCAGGCCCCTAGGTTGATGCAACGCTACGGTCAGGATGCCAGTATCTTTGATGCGAATTACTTCACAGAACGGTTGTCAGAGATTCTGTTTACCACCTTTACTCGGATGCTGGTGATTATTGCGGTCAGCGTGGCCGTACTGTTGGCCCTTTTTTATCTTGATCTGCGTCAAACCCTGCTTACCCTGCTGCCGCTTTTTTTCGCCTATGTCTGCACCTTGGGCACCCTGCGCCTTATCGGTCATCCACTGGATATTCCGGCACTCATGCTTTCCATTGTTATCCTAGGGATGGGGGTTGATTATTCGGTTTTCTGCGTCCGGGCGCATCAACGCTATCGGGACATTGCCCATCCTTCCTATGCCTTGGTGCGAACAGCCGTGTTCATGGCCGGGGCCTCAACTCTGATCGGATTCGGCGTGCTGTGCTTTGCCGATCATGCTGTCCTTCGCAGCATCGGTATCACCTCCTTTCTTGGTATCGGCTATTCTCTGCTCGGCACCTTCCTGCTTTTGCCGCCTTTGCTGGATCGCTTTCTTTTTTCTGATCAACAGGGCGATCTCGCGGGCAGGGATGTGGACGTCCGTGTCCGCCATCGTTACAGAGCATTAGAGGCGTACACGAGAATGTTTGCCCGCTTTAAGCTGCGCTACGATCCCATGTTTGCCGATTTGCCGGACATGCTCACCCGTGGCCAGCAAGGGCAGGGGGACATCAGGACGGTCATTGATATCGGCTGCGGTTACGGGGTTCCAGCCTGCTGGTGCCTTGAGCAATGTACCGGGGCCGAGGTTTTTGGTATTGATCCTGATTCTGAACGGATACGTTCCGCCACTATCGCCTTTGCCGGACAGGGGCGGGCGGTCTGCGGTTATGCCCCGGATCTTCCGACTGTTCCACGCCCGGCTGATCTTGTTCTCCTGCTGGATATGTT
- a CDS encoding ParA family protein, whose product MAIYAIWNNKGGVGKSYLTFQLASEYARQNIEKKVLVIDLCPQANASSMLLGGMFDGERRLNRIHADTSRKTIAGYIDDRILSPYVSPNSGADYLTHVSELNSTITDNLYLVVGDELLELQSSRVYGATNPGPQDAWRIVHLWVRDLITDVERAWNQEDTCIFIDCNPSFSIYTELALTASERLLVPFSADGSSQRAVRAVLSLIYGARRRKGELQSEFFLNSQRHRMSLPQIYMYIGNRLTQMNSSSASAFKTIVHEIGEEIWDVWLSNPASFCLHPESVSRPSGKRSFQQMFQYEVNDANTASVVSGALGIPISKLTAGQKEVAGKKITVNQSQLDKQVPNIEELVRNIE is encoded by the coding sequence ATGGCAATATATGCTATTTGGAATAATAAAGGCGGGGTCGGAAAAAGCTATCTTACATTTCAGCTCGCATCCGAGTACGCCCGTCAGAATATAGAAAAAAAAGTCCTGGTTATTGACCTCTGTCCGCAGGCCAATGCCTCGTCGATGCTGTTAGGAGGCATGTTTGACGGTGAAAGACGCTTGAACCGAATACATGCTGATACGTCGAGGAAAACGATCGCCGGATATATTGACGATAGAATTTTGAGCCCCTATGTCTCTCCTAACTCAGGAGCTGATTACCTTACTCATGTTTCCGAATTAAATTCTACCATCACAGATAATCTCTATCTGGTTGTCGGAGACGAATTGTTGGAACTGCAATCATCACGGGTTTACGGTGCAACCAATCCCGGCCCGCAGGACGCATGGCGGATTGTCCATCTCTGGGTCAGAGATTTGATCACTGATGTCGAAAGAGCATGGAATCAGGAAGATACTTGTATTTTTATTGATTGCAACCCGAGTTTCAGCATCTATACCGAGTTGGCGTTGACAGCATCTGAACGACTGCTTGTTCCCTTTTCAGCAGACGGTTCTTCACAACGGGCGGTCAGAGCAGTGCTTTCTCTCATCTATGGCGCAAGAAGACGTAAAGGTGAGCTGCAATCTGAATTTTTTCTTAATTCACAACGCCATAGAATGTCCTTGCCGCAGATATATATGTATATCGGTAATCGATTAACCCAGATGAACAGTTCGTCTGCATCTGCATTTAAAACAATTGTTCATGAGATCGGGGAGGAAATATGGGATGTATGGTTGTCCAACCCGGCCTCTTTTTGCCTTCACCCCGAAAGTGTATCCAGGCCTTCAGGAAAGCGTTCATTTCAGCAGATGTTTCAATATGAAGTAAATGATGCCAATACGGCATCTGTGGTTTCAGGAGCTTTGGGAATTCCCATTTCAAAATTGACAGCGGGTCAAAAAGAAGTGGCCGGTAAAAAAATAACCGTGAACCAGTCGCAATTGGATAAGCAAGTTCCCAATATTGAGGAGCTGGTAAGGAATATTGAATAA
- a CDS encoding methyltransferase domain-containing protein, with the protein MSEEKQYSWNAEDYARHSSAQQEWARELISKLDLQGYEAVLDIGCGDGKITAEIAEHLPDGEILGVDSSEDMLALARQEFPWAKYPNISFQQRDARELAYEAEFDVIFSNAALHWLQDHRPVLIGISRALKLEGRILLQMAGKGNAALILAVLDELIVAEEWQQYFTDFTFPYGFHEPVLYRAWLKEIGLHPVRVELIAKDMSYPDRAGLEGWLRTTWLPYTERVPVERREAFITELVDRYLAEHPVDSKGHVHVEMMRLEVEANLGERRDLCLISLPSSADVP; encoded by the coding sequence ATGTCAGAAGAAAAGCAATATAGCTGGAATGCAGAAGACTATGCCCGGCATTCCTCTGCGCAGCAGGAGTGGGCCAGAGAGCTGATCAGTAAACTGGATCTCCAAGGCTATGAGGCTGTGTTGGATATCGGCTGCGGTGACGGCAAGATAACAGCAGAAATTGCCGAACACCTGCCGGACGGTGAGATCCTCGGTGTGGACAGTTCCGAGGACATGCTGGCACTGGCCCGACAAGAATTTCCTTGGGCAAAGTATCCCAATATTTCATTCCAACAGCGGGACGCCAGAGAACTGGCCTATGAGGCAGAGTTTGACGTTATTTTTTCCAATGCCGCCCTGCATTGGCTGCAAGATCATCGCCCAGTGCTGATCGGCATCAGTAGGGCCTTAAAGCTGGAGGGGCGTATTCTCTTGCAGATGGCCGGGAAAGGCAATGCGGCCTTGATCCTTGCCGTCCTTGACGAGCTCATTGTCGCGGAAGAATGGCAGCAGTATTTTACAGACTTCACCTTTCCTTACGGCTTCCATGAACCTGTCCTGTATAGAGCTTGGCTCAAGGAGATAGGGCTACATCCTGTCCGGGTTGAGCTCATTGCCAAGGACATGTCGTATCCAGATCGGGCCGGATTGGAGGGCTGGCTGCGCACCACTTGGTTGCCCTATACGGAACGAGTTCCGGTTGAGCGCAGAGAGGCCTTTATCACGGAGCTTGTTGACAGGTATCTTGCAGAACATCCCGTGGACAGCAAGGGGCATGTGCATGTCGAGATGATGCGTCTTGAGGTGGAGGCCAATCTGGGAGAGCGGAGAGATCTGTGCCTTATTTCTCTGCCCAGTTCAGCAGACGTTCCATAG
- a CDS encoding TAXI family TRAP transporter solute-binding subunit, translated as MTTFHPCKATSLFTVIMCLFTFSSVQSAELSIGTGGKKGTYFQIGSDISTLARQHGLELEVQESKGSLDNISKIHENKYKHIGIVQSDILEYLQSSNDYKLREKAKNIQMITPLYNEEVHILARTSIRDLSGLNGKKISIGSEKSGTAITASLLLKKSRVTPSEIVYTNAEQALSALRSKKIDAMMYVSGYPVSLFSQIVAADKLHLVPIMGRPIEGSYIMSCIPAGTYKWQENIVPTIAVKAVLAGYDYDEKQQHSRDICEIDKIIHSNFDWLKKNGHSKWSNVRLNDRLAGWEKNQCIDDAP; from the coding sequence ATGACAACATTTCACCCCTGTAAAGCCACTTCTCTATTTACAGTCATCATGTGCCTATTCACCTTTTCCTCAGTTCAGTCCGCTGAATTAAGCATAGGAACAGGCGGAAAAAAAGGAACATATTTTCAAATAGGTTCTGATATTTCCACGTTGGCGAGACAACATGGACTTGAACTAGAAGTACAGGAATCAAAAGGCTCACTGGATAATATCAGCAAAATCCATGAAAATAAATACAAGCATATAGGTATTGTGCAATCAGACATCTTAGAATACCTCCAATCGTCCAATGACTATAAGCTACGGGAAAAAGCTAAAAACATACAAATGATTACACCTCTCTACAATGAAGAAGTGCATATCTTAGCCCGCACTTCTATAAGAGACCTTTCAGGACTGAACGGCAAAAAGATTTCAATAGGGTCGGAAAAAAGCGGTACAGCAATTACCGCATCTCTTTTATTGAAGAAATCAAGAGTTACCCCAAGCGAGATTGTTTACACAAATGCCGAGCAAGCACTGAGCGCACTCCGCTCAAAGAAAATAGATGCGATGATGTATGTTTCTGGATATCCAGTCAGCCTTTTTTCACAAATTGTTGCTGCTGATAAATTACACCTCGTCCCAATAATGGGTCGACCGATTGAAGGCTCCTATATCATGTCCTGCATACCGGCAGGAACCTACAAGTGGCAGGAGAATATTGTACCGACAATTGCTGTAAAAGCTGTCCTTGCAGGATATGACTATGATGAAAAGCAGCAACACTCAAGAGACATATGTGAAATCGATAAAATTATACACTCCAACTTTGATTGGCTGAAAAAAAACGGGCACTCGAAATGGAGCAATGTGCGATTGAATGATAGATTAGCAGGCTGGGAAAAAAATCAATGTATTGATGATGCGCCATGA
- a CDS encoding IS66 family transposase, producing MNFSIPDHKAIRKAFAEGEEAVVTLFDSVTVQVEELAAQLEKQAGMLKDLQARLSKNSRNSGKPPSSDGYNKPNRTNSLRKPGQKPNGGQPGHKGHTLERSETPDHTATHKPDECTNCRTSLEDVSAVGEEERQVYDIPAIRIEVTAHRAEIKICPGCGTENRGEFPESVKRGVRYGTGVKTWAAYFGNQHHIPLERTAQIIEDLTGHGISEGSLLKASEELSECVRPSTEATAELLRNAEVLNADETGLRVKGKLHWLHVASSDLLTHYNVHEKRGKEAMDAAGILSEFKGKMVHDHLKSYFGYKKCRHGLCNSHHLRELEFIGKQYEQAWTGDMADLLLEIKEAVEKLKPDRDSFGSEEIENFERRYDEIVCRGFADNPFTPPKEKKRGRVKKTPPLNLLTRLRDYKAETLAFMYDFRVPFDNNAAERDVRMMKVKQKVSGCFRTFEGAERFACIRGYISTARKNSQNIFEAIRDAFLGNPFIPDAAA from the coding sequence ATGAATTTCAGTATTCCCGATCATAAAGCAATCCGCAAGGCCTTCGCGGAAGGAGAAGAAGCGGTTGTTACGCTGTTCGACAGCGTAACCGTACAGGTTGAAGAACTTGCCGCTCAGTTGGAAAAGCAGGCCGGAATGTTGAAGGATTTGCAGGCCCGACTGTCGAAAAACAGCCGCAACAGCGGGAAACCGCCTTCAAGCGACGGATACAACAAACCGAACAGAACGAACAGCCTGAGAAAACCCGGTCAAAAGCCGAACGGCGGGCAGCCCGGTCATAAGGGGCATACTCTTGAGCGGTCAGAAACCCCGGATCATACAGCAACGCATAAACCTGACGAATGTACAAACTGCCGGACGTCGCTTGAGGACGTCTCCGCCGTCGGAGAGGAGGAACGGCAGGTTTATGATATTCCGGCGATTCGAATTGAAGTAACCGCGCACCGGGCGGAAATAAAGATCTGTCCTGGATGCGGAACTGAAAACCGGGGTGAATTCCCGGAAAGCGTCAAACGGGGCGTTAGATATGGCACAGGGGTAAAGACATGGGCCGCGTATTTCGGGAATCAGCATCATATTCCGCTTGAACGCACCGCACAAATTATTGAGGATCTGACCGGGCACGGAATTTCGGAGGGTTCGCTGCTCAAGGCTTCCGAAGAGCTTTCCGAGTGCGTTCGGCCCTCGACCGAGGCAACTGCGGAGCTTCTCCGTAATGCTGAGGTTCTGAATGCGGACGAAACCGGACTGCGTGTCAAAGGAAAACTTCATTGGCTGCATGTCGCTTCGTCGGACCTGCTCACTCATTATAACGTGCATGAAAAGCGAGGAAAAGAAGCGATGGATGCAGCTGGCATCCTCAGCGAATTCAAAGGCAAGATGGTGCATGATCACTTGAAATCGTACTTCGGATATAAAAAATGCCGTCATGGGCTGTGCAACTCGCACCACCTTCGCGAGCTTGAATTCATAGGCAAACAGTATGAACAGGCATGGACCGGAGACATGGCCGACCTGCTGCTTGAGATAAAAGAGGCGGTCGAAAAACTGAAGCCGGATCGGGACAGTTTTGGCTCGGAAGAAATCGAAAACTTCGAGCGAAGGTACGATGAAATCGTCTGCCGGGGCTTCGCGGACAATCCCTTCACTCCGCCGAAAGAGAAAAAAAGAGGCCGGGTGAAGAAAACCCCGCCGCTCAACCTTTTAACAAGGCTTCGGGATTACAAAGCGGAGACCCTCGCCTTCATGTACGATTTTCGGGTGCCGTTTGATAACAACGCAGCGGAAAGGGATGTGCGCATGATGAAGGTCAAGCAGAAGGTTTCGGGCTGCTTCCGAACTTTTGAAGGTGCGGAACGATTCGCCTGTATCCGGGGATATATCTCCACGGCCCGTAAGAATTCCCAGAATATTTTTGAGGCGATCAGAGATGCTTTCCTCGGAAATCCTTTTATTCCCGACGCAGCAGCATAA
- a CDS encoding DUF3999 domain-containing protein has protein sequence MKLLQKVMVDFAGTVGAIHELLLLFILFLILICSTPVQAGGSDDNRPLQRDDFAYGMDLSISGNNAIYGLNIPAAVYQGCTRADLGDLRVFNASHTVAHLLRPQVSKETKRPAQALPFFPLLNDTQGTGSSPPDLHIATNSQGTIIDIRQDASGKSSEVVTAYILDTSGLEQPADWLELAWEGQGEQFSTSVRLDSSDDLNNWHVQVQSAALAELRFGGHTLFRNRIIVPRGIHQKTYLRLSWPVGKEGMRLTAVKAGYNREEQVHPRTVLTLAGKALPATEQGAARYLYDSKGFFPVDQLKILLPEQNSLSQIAVFSRTDEKVSWKRRASLLAYRLTVEEVDMESEKLAINRTTDRYWLLELADNSGIHQAPTLELGWLPGQLLFLAQGEKPYTVAYGRAGLGAARSQVDRLLKAVDPEREKKLVAPAQAGPQKILGGEARLQAAEELPWRRWLLWVVLVSGVLVVGMMALKLYKEMNGQQPPQGA, from the coding sequence ATGAAATTGTTACAAAAGGTTATGGTAGATTTTGCCGGTACTGTAGGGGCAATTCATGAATTGCTCCTACTTTTTATCCTATTCCTTATCCTTATATGCAGTACTCCTGTTCAAGCCGGTGGAAGTGATGACAACCGACCCTTGCAGCGCGATGATTTTGCCTACGGCATGGACCTGTCAATCAGCGGCAATAATGCCATTTACGGTCTGAATATACCGGCGGCTGTTTATCAGGGCTGTACCAGAGCGGACCTCGGCGACCTGCGGGTGTTTAACGCCAGCCATACAGTGGCTCATCTCCTCCGACCCCAGGTCAGCAAGGAGACAAAACGACCGGCACAGGCTTTGCCCTTTTTTCCTCTGCTCAACGATACGCAGGGGACCGGCAGCTCTCCTCCTGATCTCCACATCGCCACCAACAGCCAAGGAACCATTATTGATATTCGCCAGGATGCTTCTGGGAAAAGTAGCGAGGTCGTTACAGCCTATATCCTCGATACCAGTGGCTTGGAGCAGCCTGCGGACTGGCTTGAGCTTGCCTGGGAAGGACAGGGGGAGCAGTTTTCCACCTCGGTACGATTGGACAGCAGTGATGATTTGAATAACTGGCATGTACAGGTCCAGTCGGCGGCTTTGGCGGAACTTCGTTTCGGTGGTCATACCCTGTTCCGCAATAGGATTATTGTGCCCCGAGGCATTCATCAAAAGACCTACCTCCGTCTGTCTTGGCCTGTCGGCAAAGAAGGAATGAGATTAACTGCGGTTAAGGCTGGATATAATAGGGAAGAGCAAGTTCATCCTCGCACGGTGCTTACGCTGGCCGGTAAAGCCCTACCTGCAACCGAGCAGGGGGCAGCGAGATATCTGTATGACAGCAAAGGTTTTTTTCCGGTAGATCAGCTCAAAATCCTCCTGCCGGAACAGAATTCCCTGTCTCAGATCGCGGTGTTTTCCAGAACGGATGAAAAAGTCTCCTGGAAGCGACGGGCCTCCTTGCTGGCCTATCGGCTGACCGTTGAAGAGGTTGACATGGAGAGTGAGAAGCTCGCCATTAACCGCACCACTGACCGGTATTGGCTGCTGGAGCTTGCGGACAACAGCGGTATTCATCAGGCTCCGACTCTGGAATTGGGCTGGTTGCCCGGCCAACTGCTTTTTCTGGCGCAGGGAGAGAAACCGTACACTGTGGCCTACGGACGTGCCGGTTTGGGAGCAGCACGCTCCCAAGTGGATCGCCTTCTCAAGGCCGTTGATCCGGAGCGTGAAAAAAAGCTGGTTGCGCCTGCACAGGCTGGGCCACAGAAAATCCTCGGGGGCGAGGCAAGGCTTCAAGCTGCTGAGGAATTGCCTTGGCGTCGTTGGTTACTCTGGGTGGTCTTGGTTTCCGGGGTGCTGGTTGTCGGGATGATGGCCTTGAAGCTGTATAAGGAGATGAACGGGCAGCAACCTCCGCAGGGTGCGTAA